One Leisingera caerulea DSM 24564 genomic window carries:
- a CDS encoding quaternary amine ABC transporter ATP-binding protein: MPKNQNSISAARQTLIECRSVWKLYGEKAKKVAGKHGQDLTSDILKEEGVISAARNVSFDVNKGEIFVIMGLSGSGKSTMLRCMTGLAEPTLGSLKVKGTDLATASRDELTTIRRHTMGMVFQDFALLPHLSVLDNIAFPLRVQGARKNERLARAREMMELVGLSGRENYWPHELSGGQQQRVGIARSLTTEPDIWFLDEPFSALDPLIRMEMQNEFLRLQNLLHKSIVFVTHDFDEAVRLADRIAIMEGGRVVQIGTPEELIMQPANEYVAEFTEKIPRSKVVRVRTIMGKVQAGLAGAPVNADALVGDVAGKVLDSGDPLPVADETGQIIGAIEARQVAAVLMNLGIAA; the protein is encoded by the coding sequence ATGCCAAAAAATCAGAATTCTATATCTGCAGCCCGGCAAACACTAATTGAATGCCGTTCTGTCTGGAAACTCTACGGTGAAAAGGCGAAGAAGGTCGCCGGTAAGCATGGCCAGGACTTAACATCAGATATTCTAAAGGAAGAAGGGGTTATTTCTGCTGCTCGAAACGTGAGTTTCGATGTGAACAAGGGCGAAATCTTTGTGATAATGGGCCTTTCAGGTTCGGGAAAGTCGACGATGCTTCGCTGCATGACCGGGTTAGCCGAACCAACGCTAGGCTCCCTTAAGGTCAAGGGAACGGATCTTGCGACCGCTTCGCGCGATGAACTGACTACGATACGCCGGCACACAATGGGCATGGTATTCCAGGATTTTGCCTTGCTGCCGCATCTGAGTGTGCTGGACAATATTGCCTTTCCGCTTCGGGTACAGGGCGCGCGCAAGAACGAACGTCTCGCCAGGGCGCGCGAGATGATGGAACTGGTCGGGCTGTCCGGTCGCGAAAACTACTGGCCGCATGAATTGTCCGGTGGCCAGCAGCAGCGGGTTGGCATTGCCAGAAGCCTTACCACAGAACCTGATATCTGGTTCCTGGATGAGCCGTTTTCAGCGCTTGACCCTCTGATCCGGATGGAAATGCAGAACGAGTTCCTGCGCCTGCAGAACCTGCTGCACAAGTCCATCGTCTTCGTAACGCATGATTTTGACGAGGCGGTTCGATTGGCTGACCGGATCGCGATTATGGAGGGAGGCCGCGTAGTGCAGATAGGCACTCCCGAGGAGCTGATCATGCAGCCCGCCAATGAATACGTCGCCGAATTCACAGAAAAAATCCCGCGGAGCAAGGTGGTTCGGGTGCGCACCATTATGGGGAAGGTCCAAGCAGGGCTGGCTGGTGCCCCAGTAAACGCAGATGCTCTTGTCGGCGATGTCGCAGGCAAAGTGCTGGATAGCGGTGACCCGCTGCCTGTAGCCGATGAGACTGGACAGATCATCGGTGCTATTGAAGCACGGCAGGTTGCGGCTGTGCTGATGAACCTGGGGATAGCGGCATGA